The Brassica oleracea var. oleracea cultivar TO1000 chromosome C6, BOL, whole genome shotgun sequence genome includes a region encoding these proteins:
- the LOC106297923 gene encoding uncharacterized protein LOC106297923, translating into MAKKGTRKRSPKTWDARSGMCGLGGLFSGSPTLTRLPWISATRSLVSFALMAEALAIRLAVMTAAFSNIKTLAIMSDSLTLIKMLKQKESRPALYRILFDIYHFSTYFNVISFHFIPRLQNSEADSVAKLALASSVVSVSSNGA; encoded by the exons ATGGCTAAGAAAGGAACCCGCAAGAGAAGCCCTAAGA CATGGGATGCCCGCTCTGGTATGTGCGGGCTGGGAGGTCTCTTCTCTGGCTCTCCCACCCTGACTCGTCTCCCCTGGATCTCCGCCACTCGGAGCCTTGTATCATTTGCGTTGATGGCTGAGGCCCTTGCAATTCGTCTGGCAGTTATGACTGCGGCTTTCTCGAACATTAAAACCCTTGCGATCATGTCTGATTCTCTTACTCTCATCAAGATGCTGAAACAGAAGGAATCAAGGCCGGCTCTGTATAGGATTTTGTTCGATATCTATCATTTTAGCACCTACTTTAATGTAATCTCCTTTCATTTTATTCCTCGCTTGCAAAACTCTGAAGCTGATTCAGTTGCTAAGTTGGCTCTTGCCAGCTCTGTTGTATCAGTCTCCTCTAATGGAGCGTAA
- the LOC106299372 gene encoding pollen receptor-like kinase 3 gives MAMAWLIWPFLLFLTALPANSITESESLLKFKQSLNYATPLDSWTPDSDPCGGVQLWVGILCNKNSVFGLRLEQMGLSGTIDVASLMDLPALRTLSIMNNSFSGDIPEFNRLTGLKSIYLSGNRFSGNIPSNYFSTMVSLKKVWLSNNEFSGLIPLSLATKLPNLITLHLENNQFIGNIPNFTQPSLVDVDLSNNRLNGGIPSGLSKFDVRIFAGNPGLCGEQLATTCTQPKDATASILIDGTMKDAYKTKYYIAFGTLGFLLVVTIISLFFKKKKKRRKRRKRTRRASEQESNDDQQIQVIVDGSRTGGSRQSKSSRSGELSDRSTGLTGTADLVMVNKEKGVFRLSDLMKAEAHVLGDSGGGGSRPSSSGSVGSAYKAVIESGVTVVVKRVTVMNQVSLDVFDKEIKNLGSLRHKNALTPLAYHFRQDEKLLVSEYVPNLSLLHRLHGDPGEASRLDWPSRFKIILGIARGMCYLHKELGFLSLPHGNLKSSNIFLADDGEPLISEFGLQRLINLDDQVQSLVAYNSPDETVSSKSDVFSFGVVVLEILTGKFPSQYAGLNRAGGTNVVEWIGSAVEKGEWMDLLHHTVVAAAADDETSSEEIENVLRIGVRCTGDDPDRRPSMGEVVDELTMEDSSDDFITIET, from the exons ATGGCCATGGCCTGGCTAATATGGCCGTTCCTACTATTCCTAACAGCACTTCCCGCAAATTCAATAACTGAATCAGAATCATTGTTGAAGTTCAAGCAGTCATTAAACTACGCCACGCCTCTCGATTCTTGGACACCAGATTCAGACCCTTGTGGAGGAGTGCAACTATGGGTCGGAATACTCTGCAACAAAAACTCAGTCTTTGGCTTACGGCTCGAACAGATGGGTCTCTCAGGAACCATCGACGTTGCCTCCTTAATGGACTTACCAGCGTTACGCACCTTAAGCATAATGAACAACTCCTTCTCCGGTGATATACCCGAATTTAACCGGTTAACCGGTCTGAAATCTATTTATTTATCGGGTAACCGGTTCTCTGGTAACATCCCTTCCAACTATTTCTCAACAATGGTTTCTCTGAAGAAAGTTTGGCTCTCAAACAACGAGTTCTCTGGTCTCATTCCTCTCTCGTTGGCCACTAAGTTGCCTAATCTAATAACGTTACACCTCGAAAACAATCAGTTCATTGGGAATATACCGAACTTCACCCAACCGAGTTTAGTTGATGTTGATCTCTCAAACAACAGACTAAACGGAGGAATACCATCCGGTTTGTCGAAATTTGACGTGAGGATTTTCGCGGGGAATCCTGGCCTTTGCGGTGAGCAGCTAGCAACTACATGCACGCAGCCGAAAGATGCGACTGCATCGATTTTAATAGACGGGACAATGAAAGATGCCTATAAGACCAAATACTATATAGCATTTGGTACACTAGGGTTCCTTTTAGTGGTTACCATCATCTCCTTGTTCTTCAAGAAGAAGAAAAAGAGGAGAAAGAGGAGGAAGAGGACGCGTCGTGCCTCTGAACAAGAAAGCAACGACGACCAACAAATCCAG GTAATAGTTGACGGATCAAGAACTGGTGGCTCGAGGCAGAGTAAGAGCAGTCGCTCCGGCGAGCTGAGTGATAGATCAACAGGTTTGACGGGGACGGCGGATTTGGTGATGGTGAACAAAGAAAAGGGTGTTTTCCGTTTATCAGACTTGATGAAAGCAGAGGCTCACGTTCTCGGAGACTCTGGTGGCGGTGGCAGCCGGCCTAGCAGCAGCGGAAGCGTGGGATCTGCGTACAAGGCAGTGATCGAGAGCGGTGTCACGGTGGTGGTGAAGCGTGTGACGGTGATGAATCAAGTGAGTTTAGACGTGTTCGACAAGGAGATTAAAAACTTAGGAAGCTTGCGACACAAGAATGCATTAACACCTCTTGCTTACCATTTCCGACAAGACGAGAAACTGCTTGTGTCTGAATACGTCCCCAACTTGAGTCTTCTTCACCGGTTACACGGCGATCCCGGGGAGGCTTCTCGGTTAGATTGGCCTTCACGGTTTAAAATCATCCTTGGAATTGCGAGAGGGATGTGTTACCTCCACAAGGAGTTAGGGTTTCTAAGCTTACCTCACGGAAACCTAAAGTCGAGTAATATATTCCTAGCCGACGACGGCGAGCCACTCATCTCCGAGTTCGGACTACAGAGACTGATTAACCTCGACGATCAAGTTCAATCTCTAGTAGCGTATAACTCTCCCGATGAAACCGTCTCTTCGAAGTCTGATGTGTTTAGTTTCGGGGTCGTGGTGTTAGAGATCTTGACGGGGAAGTTTCCGTCGCAATACGCCGGATTGAATAGAGCTGGCGGGACGAATGTGGTGGAGTGGATTGGCTCAGCCGTGGAAAAAGGTGAGTGGATGGATCTGCTTCATCATACGGTCGTAGCCGCCGCTGCTGATGATGAAACGTCGTCGGAGGAGATAGAGAATGTTTTACGGATTGGTGTGAGGTGCACTGGAGATGATCCAGATCGGCGGCCTAGTATGGGTGAAGTTGTTGACGAACTAACGATGGAAGATTCTAGCGACGACTTCATCACCATAGAAACTTAG